A genome region from Ctenopharyngodon idella isolate HZGC_01 chromosome 5, HZGC01, whole genome shotgun sequence includes the following:
- the poli gene encoding DNA polymerase iota isoform X3, protein MDTDEEGDNNDWDRSLESDMLETEGSIIDRVTSISQRVILHFDLDCFYAQVEMIRNPALRTKPLGIQQKYIIVTCNYVARECGVTKLMSVTDAVEKCPELVLVKGEDLTHYREMSYKVTGVQAKPPCLNCL, encoded by the exons ATGGACACGGACGAGGAGGGAGACAATAATGACTGGGATCGCAGCTTAGAGTCAGACATGCTGGAGACAG AGGGAAGTATCATTGACAGAGTTACTTCCATATCTCAAAGAGTGATTCTGCACTTTGACCTGGACTGTTTCTATGCACAAGTTGAGATGATACGAAATCCAGCCCTCCGAACCAAACCTCTTG GGATACAGCAGAAGTACATTATTGTGACATGTAATTATGTGGCGAGAGAATGTGGCGTGACCAAGCTGATGTCAGTGACTGATGCAGTGGAGAAATGCCCAGAGCTGGTGCTAGTCAAAGGAGAAGATCTCACCCATTACAGAGAGATGTCCTACAAAGTCACcg GTGTACAAGCCAAACCTCCCTGTTTGAACTGCCTATAA